TTTTTGTAAGAGGGTTACGGCTTCCGGGCACAGTATACAATATTATCCGGATATCCAGGTCGAGCACGAAATCGGCATAAGTAAAACCGTTCCAACCATAAAAATAAATTATGAGCGACATCGAGGGATGTGGGTATACTACAAAAAGCATTTTGAAAGAAATTTCATTCTTGACATCATTGTTCTTGCTGGGATAATTTCCAGATTTATGATCACTTCTATCAAGGTTGTGATAAAGACGCTTAAGAGAAAAAAGAAATTGTTTCTATGAAAGAATACATTCTCGAGATTTGGAGAAGAAGAAGCCTTATATACTATTTAACGGTCTCCGGTTTAAAAGCACAACACAGAGATTCATTCATCGGATATTTCTGGTTGCTCCTTGATCCGCTTCTGTCCATTGCCATATATTACTTCATTGTGGCGATCCTTTTTAGGAGTGGCGGAAGTGATTTTGGGATGTATCTGGTTATCGGCATTGTCTTTTTTCAATGGGGAACCGGAACCATCAATACCTCCTCGAAATCAATTATCACAAGAGAATCCTTAATAAAACAGATAAATATGCCGAAACTGATCTTTCCGATTGGCGCCTCTTTTACCACATTAGTCAATTTTTCTTTTAGCCTCATTATTGTCGTCATATTTCTTATTTGCAGTCATATGCTCCCATCTGGAAAGATACTGTGGTTTCCATTCATAGCGTGTATCCAACTCCTTTTTTTTATGTCTTTGGGTTTTTTTGCTGCATATGTTTCTGTGTTTATCAGAGATTTCGATAATATTCTGAAGCATCTATTACGGATATGGTTCTATGCTTCTCCTGTTATTTGGAAAGAAGATATGGCAATCAGTCAGAAAATCGGGTGGGTGATCAAATATAATCCGATGGCGTATATTTTGCGGGGATATCGGAATATAATCATGTACGACAAGAATCCCGAGGTATTGATACTACTTGTCATAGGAGCGGGCGCCGTTATTATCATTGGTTGTATGACATACTACTATTACAATAACGAGCATAAGATGATCAAGGTCCTATAATATGAGTATCTTACATGCAAAAAAAAATCTTGATAATGAAATGGAGAGAGATGACACGCTGCCGTTCATTCACGCTCATAATATTGGCATAAAATATTTTATTGGCAATAGGCGGGAGGATTTGAAATCATTATTCACCCAAGGGTTGCTTCGAAGAGAAAAAAGAAAGGAGTTCTGGGCTCTTAAAAATGTCAGTTTCCAATTGAATCAAGGCACCGTTCTCGGAGTAATTGGTGCGAATGGAGCCGGTAAAACAACGCTTTGTCGTGTGCTTTCCGAGATATTGAAACCGGACGAAGGGGAGATTACGGTTCAGGGTCATATATCAACATTGCTTTCAACCGGCGTCGGGTTTAACAATGCATTATCGGGAAGAG
This genomic window from Candidatus Zymogenaceae bacterium contains:
- a CDS encoding ABC transporter permease encodes the protein MKEYILEIWRRRSLIYYLTVSGLKAQHRDSFIGYFWLLLDPLLSIAIYYFIVAILFRSGGSDFGMYLVIGIVFFQWGTGTINTSSKSIITRESLIKQINMPKLIFPIGASFTTLVNFSFSLIIVVIFLICSHMLPSGKILWFPFIACIQLLFFMSLGFFAAYVSVFIRDFDNILKHLLRIWFYASPVIWKEDMAISQKIGWVIKYNPMAYILRGYRNIIMYDKNPEVLILLVIGAGAVIIIGCMTYYYYNNEHKMIKVL